A stretch of bacterium DNA encodes these proteins:
- a CDS encoding tetratricopeptide repeat protein, with translation MKKYILCFLTLWVLSCGGDSGSSVSYSETVERGATALNEGSYAEAIKHFSEAVAMHADRPEAFAGLGWAYLFSDSVEASEAAFSDGSMLANPGADLQAGYAFLLGVQKNHETSNARIVSVLAAEPQWSLSYGLNIDYKDLYLLKAENHFLLGEYSQSVLAVKQIQSSFIANTNTAEGIAQLAAKIESLKLTTEATPRSILW, from the coding sequence ATGAAAAAATATATTTTATGCTTTCTTACGCTATGGGTGCTGTCCTGCGGCGGAGATTCCGGCAGTTCTGTTTCGTATAGTGAAACGGTTGAACGCGGTGCAACGGCCTTAAACGAAGGTTCTTATGCGGAAGCGATCAAGCATTTTTCAGAAGCTGTCGCGATGCATGCCGATCGGCCTGAAGCCTTTGCGGGTTTGGGGTGGGCATACCTGTTTTCGGATAGCGTGGAGGCCTCCGAAGCGGCATTCTCTGATGGCAGCATGCTTGCCAATCCCGGAGCGGATTTGCAGGCCGGATATGCGTTTTTATTGGGCGTTCAAAAAAATCACGAAACTTCCAACGCGCGTATCGTTAGCGTATTGGCCGCCGAGCCACAGTGGTCTTTGAGCTACGGCTTGAATATTGATTACAAGGATTTGTACCTGCTTAAAGCGGAAAATCATTTTCTCCTTGGTGAGTATAGCCAAAGTGTATTGGCTGTCAAACAGATCCAATCGTCGTTTATCGCCAATACCAATACAGCGGAAGGCATTGCCCAACTGGCTGCCAAAATAGAGTCCCTCAAGCTAACTACGGAAGCGACACCGCGGAGCATACTTTGGTGA